AGTTTGAGGCCGATCACGCCTGCCAGGATCAGCACGATGCACAAAACCCGTAACGGCGCAGTGGAGTCGCCCAGCAATGCCATGCCGATAATCGCGGTGCCAGCGGCGCCGATTCCGGTCCAGACGGCGTAGGCACTGCCCACCGGCAGCGTGCGCAGCGCCATCGAAAGCAGGATCACGCTGCAAACGCCGGTCACCACGGTGAGCAATCCGGGGGTGAATCGGGTGAAGCCATCCGAGGCCTTCATCGTGAACGCGAAAGCAATTTCAAGAATGCCGGCCAAGCCGAGCAGTAGCCATGCCATGGAGTGAGCCCTCAGAAAATACAGTGAGTGTGCGGCGAGGCGCCCCGCCACATCGAACCCGCGTTGGCTTATGCCTTG
This genomic window from Pseudomonas sp. Bout1 contains:
- a CDS encoding multidrug efflux SMR transporter, with amino-acid sequence MAWLLLGLAGILEIAFAFTMKASDGFTRFTPGLLTVVTGVCSVILLSMALRTLPVGSAYAVWTGIGAAGTAIIGMALLGDSTAPLRVLCIVLILAGVIGLKLVSAN